From the Streptomyces nigrescens genome, one window contains:
- a CDS encoding Lrp/AsnC family transcriptional regulator — protein sequence MAIDHLDGALLELLAEEPRIGVLEASRRLGVARGTVQARLDRLQSNGVIRGFGPDVDPAALGYPVTAFATLEIKQGQGNDVRAHLTTVPEVLELHTTTGHGDMLCRLVARSNADLQRVIDRVVGFDGIVRASTAIVMENPVPLRIIPLVKQASGD from the coding sequence ATGGCGATCGATCATTTGGACGGGGCGCTGCTGGAGCTGCTCGCCGAGGAGCCGCGGATCGGCGTTCTGGAGGCGTCCCGGCGGCTGGGGGTGGCGCGCGGCACGGTCCAGGCCCGGCTCGACCGGCTTCAGTCCAATGGAGTGATCCGGGGCTTCGGGCCGGACGTGGACCCCGCGGCGCTCGGCTACCCCGTGACCGCATTCGCGACGCTTGAGATCAAACAAGGCCAAGGGAATGACGTACGTGCTCACTTGACGACCGTTCCCGAGGTGTTGGAGCTGCATACAACGACGGGACATGGGGACATGCTCTGCAGGCTTGTCGCCCGTTCCAACGCCGATCTGCAGCGGGTGATCGACCGGGTTGTGGGCTTTGATGGGATTGTGCGGGCCTCAACGGCAATCGTGATGGAAAATCCGGTTCCGTTGCGGATCATCCCGCTGGTGAAACAGGCATCGGGAGACTGA
- a CDS encoding betaine/proline/choline family ABC transporter ATP-binding protein (Members of the family are the ATP-binding subunit of ABC transporters for substrates such as betaine, L-proline or other amino acids, choline, carnitine, etc. The substrate specificity is best determined from the substrate-binding subunit, rather than this subunit, as it interacts with the permease subunit and not with substrate directly.) — protein MPETTETEPASGARIHLENLTKIYPGNPSPAVDNVNLEVKAGEIVIFVGPSGCGKSTCLKMINRLIEPTHGRIRIGDEDVTDMDPVKLRRKVGYAIQASGLFPHMTVAQNIALVPKMIGWSKSKVTRRVEEMLDLVGLDPREFHGRYPRQLSGGQQQRVGVARALAADPPVLLMDEPFGAVDPITRDHLQDELIRLQHELHKTICFVTHDFDEAIKLGDRIAVLREHSHIAQFDTPEAILTNPTDDFVSGFVGAGAALKRLNLTRVRDVGVVDFPTAGLDDPLESIFDRLRSGSHNELLLLDRNRRPYKWLRRGDLALARESLARAGTLVQHTVSRDATLRDALEAVLTDSAGRVAVTGRRGEYIGVVDMETLMNNVHELLEADRLEAIEHQHQLQERRARQTQMEQEGLAGAGGTEGGPGGAV, from the coding sequence GTGCCTGAGACGACAGAGACCGAACCGGCCTCCGGGGCCAGGATCCATCTGGAGAACCTGACGAAGATCTATCCGGGGAACCCCAGCCCCGCGGTGGACAACGTCAACCTGGAGGTCAAGGCCGGCGAGATCGTGATCTTCGTGGGCCCCTCGGGCTGCGGCAAGTCCACCTGTCTGAAGATGATCAACCGGCTGATCGAGCCGACCCACGGACGGATCCGGATCGGCGACGAGGACGTCACCGACATGGACCCGGTCAAGCTGCGCCGCAAGGTGGGCTACGCCATCCAGGCGTCCGGCCTCTTCCCGCACATGACGGTCGCCCAGAACATCGCCCTGGTCCCGAAGATGATCGGCTGGTCCAAGAGCAAGGTGACGCGCCGGGTCGAGGAGATGCTCGACCTGGTCGGACTGGACCCGCGCGAATTCCACGGCCGCTATCCGCGCCAGCTCTCCGGCGGCCAGCAGCAGCGCGTCGGGGTGGCCCGCGCCCTCGCCGCCGACCCGCCCGTCCTGCTGATGGACGAGCCGTTCGGCGCCGTCGACCCGATCACCCGCGACCACCTCCAGGACGAGCTGATCCGGCTCCAGCACGAGCTCCACAAGACCATCTGCTTCGTCACCCACGACTTCGACGAGGCCATCAAGCTCGGCGACCGCATCGCGGTGCTCCGCGAGCACTCGCACATCGCCCAGTTCGACACCCCCGAAGCCATCCTCACCAACCCGACGGACGATTTCGTCTCCGGTTTCGTGGGCGCCGGGGCGGCACTCAAGCGGCTGAATCTGACCCGCGTACGGGACGTGGGCGTGGTCGACTTCCCCACCGCCGGCCTCGACGACCCCCTGGAGTCCATCTTCGACCGGCTGCGCTCCGGCTCCCACAACGAACTGCTGCTGCTGGACCGCAACCGCCGCCCGTACAAATGGCTGCGCCGCGGCGATCTGGCCCTGGCCAGGGAATCACTGGCACGGGCCGGGACCCTGGTGCAGCACACCGTGTCCCGGGACGCGACGCTGCGCGACGCGCTGGAGGCGGTGCTCACCGACAGCGCGGGCCGGGTCGCGGTCACCGGCCGGCGCGGCGAGTACATCGGCGTGGTCGACATGGAGACGCTGATGAACAACGTCCATGAGCTGCTGGAGGCGGACCGCCTCGAAGCGATCGAGCATCAGCACCAGCTCCAGGAGCGGCGCGCCCGCCAGACCCAGATGGAGCAGGAGGGCCTGGCCGGCGCGGGCGGCACCGAGGGCGGTCCGGGAGGGGCGGTATGA
- a CDS encoding IclR family transcriptional regulator → MTAETSQTLDRGLRVLKLLADTDHGLTVTELSNKLGVNRTVVYRLLATLEQHALVRRDIGGRARVGLGVLRLGRQVHPLVREAALPALRSLAEDVGATAHLTLVDGTEALAVAVVEPTWTDYHVAYRAGFRHPLDRGAAGRAILKARQGRTQDAGLALTHGELEAGASGAAAPLLGVSGIEGSVGVVMLTDTVSERVGPRVVDAAREVSEALR, encoded by the coding sequence GTGACCGCAGAGACCTCCCAGACACTCGACCGAGGGCTGCGCGTCCTCAAACTTCTCGCCGACACCGATCACGGGCTGACCGTCACCGAGCTGTCCAACAAGCTCGGCGTCAACCGCACGGTCGTCTACCGCCTCCTGGCCACGCTGGAGCAGCACGCCCTGGTGCGCCGCGACATCGGCGGCCGGGCCCGGGTCGGCCTGGGCGTCCTGCGCCTGGGCCGTCAGGTGCATCCGCTGGTCAGGGAGGCCGCCCTGCCCGCGCTGCGGTCGCTCGCCGAGGACGTGGGGGCCACCGCGCATCTCACCCTCGTCGACGGCACGGAGGCGCTGGCGGTCGCCGTGGTGGAGCCGACCTGGACCGACTACCACGTGGCCTACCGGGCCGGTTTCCGTCATCCGCTGGACCGGGGAGCCGCCGGGCGGGCGATCCTCAAGGCCCGGCAGGGCCGGACCCAGGACGCCGGACTCGCCCTGACACACGGGGAGTTGGAGGCCGGTGCGAGTGGTGCGGCGGCCCCGCTGCTCGGGGTGAGCGGTATCGAGGGGAGCGTGGGCGTGGTGATGCTCACCGACACCGTCTCCGAGCGGGTCGGACCGCGGGTGGTCGACGCGGCCCGGGAGGTGTCCGAGGCGCTGCGCTGA
- a CDS encoding ABC transporter permease: protein MSPRDGNGSPRRDGRHPSDHEALAFKDEVEMAQREQAAGEAPVAPAPSAARRISWQKWTFMPVFLVAALLATWLWFRGARLDSIAHQAVDNGKVWIALRQHIQLTAISTFFVLIIAIPLGIALTRSKLRRATPLAMAFANLGQAVPALGLLILLVIWLGIGARSAIVGMVIYAVLPVLANTIAGLRGIDPTLTEAARGIGMSPMGVLTKVELPLAVPLILAGVRTALVLNVGTATLATFGGGGGLGDLISAGIVTQRMPVLILGSVLTVALALLVEWLASLAELLLRPRGLEATA from the coding sequence ATGAGCCCCCGCGACGGCAACGGCAGCCCGCGCCGGGACGGGCGGCACCCGAGCGATCACGAGGCGCTGGCCTTCAAGGACGAGGTCGAGATGGCGCAGCGCGAACAGGCGGCCGGTGAGGCGCCCGTCGCGCCCGCGCCGTCCGCCGCGCGCCGGATCAGCTGGCAGAAGTGGACCTTCATGCCGGTCTTCCTGGTGGCCGCGCTGCTCGCCACCTGGCTGTGGTTCCGCGGCGCCCGGCTGGACTCCATCGCCCACCAGGCGGTGGACAACGGCAAGGTGTGGATCGCGCTGCGGCAGCACATCCAGCTCACCGCGATCTCCACCTTCTTCGTACTGATCATCGCGATCCCGCTGGGCATCGCACTGACCCGGTCCAAGCTGCGCCGGGCCACCCCGCTCGCGATGGCCTTCGCCAACCTCGGGCAGGCGGTGCCGGCCCTGGGTCTGCTGATCCTGCTGGTGATCTGGCTGGGCATCGGCGCCCGGTCGGCGATCGTCGGCATGGTCATCTACGCCGTGCTGCCGGTGCTCGCCAACACCATCGCCGGACTGCGCGGTATCGATCCGACGCTGACCGAGGCCGCCCGTGGCATCGGCATGTCCCCGATGGGCGTACTGACCAAGGTCGAGCTGCCGCTGGCCGTACCGCTGATCCTGGCCGGTGTCCGTACCGCGCTGGTGCTGAACGTCGGCACCGCGACGCTGGCGACCTTCGGCGGTGGCGGCGGTCTCGGCGACCTGATCTCGGCGGGGATCGTCACCCAGCGGATGCCCGTACTGATCCTCGGGTCCGTGCTGACCGTGGCGCTCGCCCTGCTGGTGGAGTGGCTGGCCTCGCTGGCCGAACTACTGCTCCGCCCGCGCGGCCTGGAGGCGACGGCATGA
- a CDS encoding S16 family serine protease has protein sequence MSARTRALAVCTALVLALLVIAVFAPLPYSLAYPGMTANVLGDDKGKPVITITGAETRKTSGQLRMTSIVATGPEADVHLPDLVKGWFRTDEAVMPREAVYPVGENTEEIAEHNAQQMRKSQDTATSAALGQLGRSTKDIEVKLSLADVGGPSAGLMFALGIVDKLDGDGAGHDLTGGRTIAGTGTITAGGKVGAVGGVPLKTQAARRDGATVFLVPRKECADARAELPKGMRLIPVSTLDGAMDALKALRTGDKVPSC, from the coding sequence GTGTCTGCACGCACCCGCGCCCTGGCGGTCTGCACCGCCCTCGTTCTCGCCCTTCTCGTCATCGCGGTCTTCGCCCCGCTGCCGTATTCGCTCGCCTATCCGGGCATGACGGCGAATGTCCTCGGTGACGACAAGGGCAAGCCGGTGATCACCATCACCGGTGCCGAGACCCGGAAGACGAGCGGGCAGCTGCGCATGACGTCGATCGTGGCCACCGGCCCGGAGGCCGACGTCCATCTGCCGGACCTCGTCAAGGGCTGGTTCCGTACGGACGAGGCCGTGATGCCGCGGGAGGCGGTCTACCCGGTGGGCGAGAACACCGAGGAGATCGCCGAGCACAATGCGCAGCAGATGCGGAAGTCCCAGGACACGGCCACCAGCGCCGCGCTCGGGCAGCTCGGCAGGTCCACCAAAGACATCGAGGTCAAGCTGAGCCTCGCGGACGTCGGCGGGCCGAGCGCCGGGCTGATGTTCGCCCTGGGCATCGTCGACAAGCTGGACGGCGACGGCGCGGGCCATGATCTGACCGGCGGGCGCACCATCGCCGGCACCGGGACCATCACGGCCGGCGGCAAGGTCGGCGCGGTGGGCGGCGTCCCGCTGAAGACGCAGGCCGCGCGGCGGGACGGGGCCACGGTCTTCCTGGTCCCGCGCAAGGAGTGCGCGGACGCGCGGGCGGAGCTGCCGAAGGGGATGCGGCTGATCCCGGTCAGCACGCTCGACGGCGCGATGGACGCCCTGAAGGCGCTGCGGACCGGGGACAAGGTCCCCAGCTGCTGA
- a CDS encoding ABC transporter permease: MSFWEYVGTRHAQLLTDTYQHASAVFQCMVLATLLGVLIAVVTYRSVWAGNLATTSTATILTIPSLALIGLLIPIVGLGVPPTVIALTLYGLLPVVRNAIVGLRGVDPDLIDAARGIGMSRAAQLVRVELPLAWPPILTGIRVATQMLMGIAAIAAFASGPGLGNEIFRGIASLGSANSLNQVLSGTLGIAILALLFDAAYVLIGRLTISRGIRA; this comes from the coding sequence GTGAGCTTCTGGGAGTACGTCGGCACCCGGCACGCCCAGCTGCTGACGGATACGTATCAGCACGCCAGCGCGGTCTTCCAGTGCATGGTGCTCGCCACCTTGCTGGGGGTCCTCATCGCCGTGGTGACCTATCGCAGCGTGTGGGCGGGCAATCTCGCCACCACCTCCACCGCCACCATCCTGACCATCCCCTCCCTGGCCCTGATCGGTCTGCTGATCCCGATCGTCGGCCTCGGCGTCCCCCCGACGGTGATCGCCCTGACCCTGTACGGGCTGCTGCCGGTGGTCCGCAACGCCATCGTCGGGCTGCGCGGGGTGGACCCGGATCTGATCGACGCGGCCCGGGGCATCGGGATGTCGCGCGCCGCCCAGCTCGTCCGCGTCGAACTGCCGCTGGCCTGGCCGCCCATCCTCACCGGCATCCGGGTCGCCACCCAGATGCTGATGGGCATCGCCGCCATCGCCGCCTTCGCCTCCGGACCCGGCCTGGGCAACGAGATCTTCCGCGGGATCGCCTCGCTGGGCAGCGCCAACTCCCTCAACCAGGTGCTCTCCGGCACCCTCGGGATCGCCATCCTCGCTCTTCTCTTCGACGCCGCATACGTCCTGATCGGACGGCTGACCATCTCCAGGGGGATCCGTGCCTGA
- a CDS encoding glycine betaine ABC transporter substrate-binding protein: protein MSGHQHPTGHHRFGRARAAHLAVALLAALTLGGCGLVSGSAMTDNVRPGPKAGYPGRPLSGAQLTVTSKEFTEQIVLGQMMGIVFEAAGAKVIDKTSIQGSIGAREAVKSGTADAAYEYTGTGWITYLGHTKPIVDPHEQWKAVRDEDAKNGIVWLPASTLNNTYALALNSANFKKLAVRDLSDVAALSRRKPGAVTMCVENEFATRNDGLPGMARAYGMKVPSGNVRKMTGGVVYTETEKGTCAFGEVFTTDGRIKAMHLHVLADDKHFFPNYNVAPEINAKALKKYPAIAEVLAPVTKALNNTVAQELNRKVDVDGEDPHEVAKNWLIQEGFIKEA, encoded by the coding sequence ATGAGCGGGCACCAGCACCCGACCGGGCACCACCGCTTCGGACGCGCCCGGGCCGCCCACCTCGCCGTCGCCCTGCTCGCCGCCCTCACCCTCGGCGGATGTGGCCTGGTCAGCGGCAGTGCGATGACCGACAACGTGCGGCCGGGCCCGAAGGCGGGCTATCCGGGCCGCCCGCTCTCCGGGGCGCAGCTCACCGTGACCTCGAAGGAGTTCACCGAGCAGATCGTCCTCGGCCAGATGATGGGCATCGTCTTCGAGGCGGCCGGCGCCAAGGTCATCGACAAGACCAGCATCCAGGGGTCGATCGGCGCGCGGGAGGCCGTCAAGTCCGGCACGGCGGACGCCGCGTACGAGTACACCGGCACCGGCTGGATCACCTACCTCGGCCACACCAAGCCGATCGTCGACCCCCACGAGCAGTGGAAGGCGGTCCGCGACGAGGACGCGAAGAACGGCATCGTCTGGCTGCCGGCCTCGACGCTGAACAACACCTACGCGCTGGCGCTGAACTCCGCGAACTTCAAGAAGCTGGCGGTGCGCGACCTCTCGGACGTCGCGGCGCTGTCCCGCAGGAAGCCGGGCGCCGTAACGATGTGCGTGGAGAACGAGTTCGCCACCCGCAACGACGGTCTGCCGGGCATGGCGCGGGCTTACGGCATGAAGGTGCCGTCCGGCAATGTCCGCAAGATGACCGGCGGCGTCGTCTACACCGAGACGGAGAAGGGCACCTGTGCGTTCGGCGAGGTCTTCACCACCGACGGCCGGATCAAGGCGATGCATCTGCACGTCCTGGCCGATGACAAGCACTTCTTCCCCAACTACAACGTCGCTCCCGAGATCAACGCCAAGGCCCTGAAGAAGTACCCGGCGATCGCCGAGGTGCTGGCCCCGGTCACCAAGGCCCTCAACAACACCGTTGCCCAGGAGCTGAACCGCAAGGTCGACGTGGACGGCGAGGACCCGCACGAGGTCGCCAAGAACTGGCTGATCCAGGAGGGATTCATCAAGGAGGCGTGA